A single region of the Streptomyces diastaticus subsp. diastaticus genome encodes:
- a CDS encoding gas vesicle protein, whose protein sequence is MEPRRDGEGSLAHVVETLLDKGLVLNADIMVSVAGVELLGIRLRAALASFETASRYGLEFPAGTDTETAAWRETRVDKETCPECGKRSPTRQLLEEWCPWCGWRSAQSLRNGPAVLPAAGRDAPEDQAEGSDRTDRDGGARDGDDRDEGGDGSPGGEEPSGPTASPGERGRARRSG, encoded by the coding sequence ATGGAGCCGCGCAGGGACGGGGAGGGCAGCCTCGCCCACGTCGTGGAGACCCTGCTCGACAAGGGCCTCGTACTCAACGCCGACATCATGGTCTCGGTGGCCGGCGTCGAACTTCTCGGCATCCGGCTGCGCGCCGCCCTCGCCTCGTTCGAGACCGCCTCGCGCTACGGACTGGAGTTCCCCGCGGGCACCGACACCGAGACCGCGGCGTGGCGCGAGACCCGGGTGGACAAGGAGACCTGCCCCGAGTGCGGCAAGCGCTCCCCGACCCGGCAGCTGCTGGAGGAGTGGTGCCCGTGGTGCGGCTGGCGCAGCGCCCAGTCCCTCCGGAACGGGCCGGCCGTCCTGCCCGCCGCAGGCCGGGACGCGCCGGAGGACCAGGCCGAGGGCTCCGACCGTACGGACAGAGACGGCGGGGCCCGGGACGGCGACGACCGGGACGAGGGCGGGGACGGGAGCCCGGGCGGCGAGGAGCCGTCCGGGCCCACGGCTTCCCCCGGCGAGCGGGGAAGGGCCCGGCGCAGTGGCTGA
- a CDS encoding gas vesicle protein GvpG: MGLIMNVLTFPLAPVRGAAWVLDQVVLAAEREHYDPGPVRQRLAALEKELLDGEIDEEEFDRREDDLLDWLEECEAYQQNQQGP; the protein is encoded by the coding sequence ATGGGCCTCATCATGAATGTCCTCACCTTTCCCCTCGCGCCGGTGAGGGGCGCCGCTTGGGTGCTCGACCAAGTGGTGCTCGCCGCCGAGCGCGAACACTACGACCCGGGTCCTGTGCGCCAGAGACTGGCCGCGCTGGAAAAGGAACTGCTGGACGGCGAGATCGACGAGGAAGAGTTCGACCGCCGCGAGGACGATTTGCTGGACTGGCTCGAAGAGTGCGAGGCGTACCAGCAGAACCAGCAGGGCCCCTGA
- a CDS encoding GvpL/GvpF family gas vesicle protein: MTYGTTPENGTPRPADAPVGDALYVYALLPEDAVLPPGTTGLDDRPLQLVTAPGSGLAALVHRTTPAPYQGPDEQVRQWVREQDAALVAVWEQVGTALPMTFNVLVAADREASAEERVRQWLTDRADVLRDLLGALAGRAEVRVEISLDREAVTEDDEEAKALLVEMEGRSPGLRRMLAKRLERLRKEAGDRLADALHSGVRRRLAAVAEDLSVRAGRGQEAGEVSVFAGALLVRREEIDTVGALLAELQEEQPAARIRFLGPWPPYSFTELPAAPGEETAPEVP, translated from the coding sequence ATGACGTACGGCACCACGCCGGAGAACGGCACCCCGCGGCCCGCGGACGCCCCGGTGGGCGACGCACTGTACGTGTACGCGCTCCTCCCCGAGGACGCCGTACTGCCGCCCGGCACGACCGGGCTCGACGACCGCCCGCTCCAGTTGGTCACCGCCCCCGGCAGCGGCCTGGCCGCGCTGGTCCACCGCACCACCCCCGCGCCCTACCAGGGGCCGGACGAACAGGTACGCCAGTGGGTGCGCGAGCAGGACGCGGCGCTGGTCGCCGTCTGGGAGCAGGTCGGGACCGCGCTGCCCATGACCTTCAACGTGCTGGTCGCCGCCGACCGGGAGGCGAGCGCCGAGGAGCGGGTCCGGCAGTGGCTGACGGACCGGGCCGACGTGCTCCGCGACCTGCTCGGCGCGCTCGCCGGACGCGCCGAGGTGCGGGTCGAGATCAGTCTCGACCGGGAGGCGGTCACCGAGGACGACGAGGAGGCGAAGGCGCTCCTCGTGGAGATGGAGGGCCGTTCGCCGGGGCTGCGCCGGATGCTCGCCAAGCGCCTGGAGCGGCTGCGCAAGGAGGCCGGGGACCGGCTCGCCGACGCGTTGCACTCCGGCGTCCGCCGCCGGCTCGCCGCGGTCGCCGAGGACCTCAGCGTCCGGGCCGGCCGGGGCCAGGAGGCGGGCGAGGTCAGCGTCTTCGCGGGTGCTCTGCTGGTCCGCCGGGAGGAGATCGACACCGTGGGCGCGTTGCTCGCCGAGCTCCAGGAGGAGCAGCCCGCCGCCCGCATCCGCTTCCTCGGCCCCTGGCCCCCGTACTCCTTCACGGAACTGCCCGCCGCGCCGGGTGAGGAGACCGCGCCGGAGGTCCCCTAG
- a CDS encoding gas vesicle protein, with amino-acid sequence MKPTRDPRVTLDDLVEVLLDKGAVLHLDLIISVADIPLIGVNLRAAVAGMETMLEHGMMRQWDEHTRAWVEGSSARRDLDLRDGERHVAQMHGGHLLEEGVYTAWRPGTVFLTDQRLVVLRRDPREVLWEADLSAVRAVRPETERSAGGAPRTRVRLEVEGGGTALLSAADPAALCELLDRGRPGVLGEEVRPGAAQQVLAEGHLWYQEPRRDGPLWRGGTGRLTPGGLVWKSPLDARPALALPADDLLGVGQVAGRSPSGEGTVLELRTHSLGVVALAATDPAHWLASLRELTERRATGQAASPAPALPSASGATPATTTAH; translated from the coding sequence ATGAAGCCCACCCGCGATCCCCGGGTCACCCTCGACGACCTGGTCGAGGTCCTGCTCGACAAGGGAGCCGTCCTCCATCTCGACCTGATCATCTCGGTCGCCGACATCCCCCTCATCGGGGTGAACCTGCGGGCGGCGGTCGCCGGGATGGAGACCATGCTCGAACACGGCATGATGCGGCAGTGGGACGAGCACACCCGGGCCTGGGTGGAGGGCTCGTCCGCCCGCCGCGACCTCGACCTGCGCGACGGCGAACGGCACGTGGCGCAGATGCACGGCGGGCACCTCCTGGAGGAGGGCGTGTACACCGCCTGGCGCCCCGGGACCGTCTTCCTGACCGACCAGCGCCTGGTGGTGCTGCGCCGGGACCCGCGCGAGGTCCTCTGGGAGGCCGACCTGTCCGCCGTCCGCGCGGTCCGGCCCGAGACGGAGCGCAGCGCGGGCGGAGCGCCCCGCACCCGGGTGCGCCTGGAGGTGGAGGGCGGCGGCACGGCCCTGCTGTCGGCCGCCGACCCGGCAGCCCTGTGCGAGCTGCTCGACCGCGGCCGCCCCGGGGTCCTCGGCGAGGAGGTGCGTCCCGGCGCGGCCCAGCAGGTGCTCGCCGAGGGCCATCTCTGGTACCAGGAACCGCGCCGGGACGGCCCGTTGTGGCGGGGCGGCACCGGCAGGCTCACCCCGGGCGGACTGGTCTGGAAGTCGCCGCTCGACGCCCGCCCCGCGCTCGCGCTGCCCGCCGACGACCTGCTCGGCGTCGGCCAGGTGGCGGGCCGCAGCCCCAGCGGCGAGGGCACCGTGCTGGAGCTGCGGACCCACAGCCTCGGGGTGGTCGCCCTGGCGGCCACCGATCCGGCGCACTGGCTGGCGTCGCTGCGGGAGCTCACCGAGCGCCGCGCGACCGGGCAGGCCGCCTCGCCCGCGCCCGCCCTGCCGTCGGCCTCCGGGGCCACGCCCGCGACCACGACCGCACACTGA
- a CDS encoding gas vesicle protein K yields the protein MAITVDEKSLKHGVLSLVVTLVEVIQEALERQAERRMDGGSLTTEELERLGDALLELDEAMEEIKEEHGIVSSVADLHRGLDEVVDDVVDKLVNPARWAEEAGR from the coding sequence GTGGCCATCACCGTTGACGAGAAGAGCCTGAAGCACGGGGTGCTGTCCCTCGTGGTGACCCTGGTCGAGGTGATCCAGGAAGCGCTGGAACGCCAGGCCGAACGCCGGATGGACGGCGGCTCGCTCACCACCGAGGAACTGGAACGCCTCGGCGACGCCCTCCTCGAACTCGACGAGGCGATGGAGGAGATCAAGGAGGAGCACGGCATCGTCTCCTCCGTCGCCGATCTGCACCGGGGCCTGGACGAGGTCGTGGACGACGTCGTCGACAAGCTGGTCAATCCCGCCCGCTGGGCCGAGGAGGCCGGGCGATGA
- a CDS encoding alpha,alpha-trehalose-phosphate synthase (UDP-forming), which translates to MAVSADSARILVASNRGPVSYGLLPGGGLDAKRGGGGLVSGLSAIGSDASTLWVCAALGEGDREAARRAGTGTLDPEDTGGQRVRMLDIPEQTHAAAYNGIANSVLWFVHHLLYQTPVEPAFGPEFREQWAAYEAYNRAFAEALAAEAAEGAAVLVQDYHLALVPGLLRALRPDLRISHFTHTPWAPPDYFRLLPDDIAAQLLSGLLGADRLGFLTKRWAGAFMDCAQSVLGAERAGGAELSYDGRRTAIGVYGLGADAEFLRERAHRTDVDDRLGALREQIGQPDRKTIVRVDRTELSKNIVRGLLAYRQLLLDHPEWTGRVVHIAFAYPSRQDLAVYREYTASVRALADEINEQFGTVGWTPVVLHVEDDFARSLAAYRLADVALVNPIRDGMNLVAKEVPVVSDAGVALVLSREAGAYEELGEDALPVNPYDVSATARALHDALMMPPSERAERSKRLAAAATALPPQRWFLDQLEALGG; encoded by the coding sequence ATGGCTGTTTCTGCTGACAGTGCGCGCATTCTGGTCGCCTCCAACCGCGGCCCCGTCTCGTACGGGCTGCTGCCCGGCGGCGGGCTGGACGCCAAGCGCGGCGGGGGCGGGCTCGTGTCGGGGCTCTCGGCGATCGGCTCGGACGCCTCCACGCTGTGGGTGTGCGCCGCGCTGGGCGAGGGGGACCGCGAGGCGGCCCGCCGGGCGGGGACGGGCACGCTGGACCCGGAGGACACCGGCGGCCAGCGCGTCCGGATGCTCGACATCCCGGAGCAGACGCACGCCGCCGCGTACAACGGCATCGCCAACTCCGTGCTGTGGTTCGTCCATCACCTGCTGTACCAGACGCCGGTGGAGCCGGCCTTCGGTCCGGAGTTCCGGGAGCAGTGGGCGGCGTACGAGGCGTACAACCGCGCGTTCGCCGAGGCGCTGGCCGCCGAGGCGGCCGAGGGCGCGGCGGTGCTGGTGCAGGACTACCACCTGGCGCTGGTGCCGGGGCTGCTCCGCGCGCTCCGCCCCGACCTGCGCATCTCGCACTTCACGCACACCCCGTGGGCGCCGCCGGACTACTTCCGGCTGCTGCCCGACGACATCGCCGCCCAGCTCCTGTCCGGCCTGCTCGGCGCGGACCGCCTCGGTTTCCTCACCAAGCGCTGGGCGGGTGCCTTCATGGACTGCGCGCAGTCCGTCCTCGGCGCCGAACGCGCCGGTGGCGCGGAGCTGTCGTACGACGGGCGCCGGACGGCGATCGGGGTGTACGGGCTGGGCGCGGACGCGGAGTTCCTGCGGGAGCGGGCGCACCGCACCGATGTGGACGACCGGCTGGGGGCACTGCGGGAGCAGATCGGCCAGCCGGACCGGAAGACGATCGTCCGGGTGGACCGCACCGAGCTGTCGAAGAACATCGTCCGCGGCCTGCTCGCCTACCGTCAGCTCCTCCTCGACCACCCGGAGTGGACCGGTCGCGTGGTGCACATCGCCTTCGCCTACCCCTCGCGCCAGGACCTGGCCGTCTACCGCGAGTACACCGCCTCGGTGCGGGCGCTCGCGGACGAGATCAACGAGCAGTTCGGCACGGTCGGCTGGACCCCGGTGGTGCTGCACGTCGAGGACGACTTCGCCCGGTCGCTGGCCGCCTACCGGCTGGCCGACGTGGCACTGGTCAACCCGATCCGGGACGGCATGAACCTGGTCGCCAAGGAGGTCCCGGTGGTCTCCGACGCGGGTGTGGCGCTGGTGCTCTCCCGGGAGGCGGGCGCCTACGAGGAGCTGGGCGAGGACGCCCTGCCGGTCAACCCGTACGACGTGAGCGCCACCGCCCGCGCCCTGCACGACGCCCTGATGATGCCGCCCTCGGAGCGCGCCGAGCGCAGCAAGCGCCTGGCGGCCGCCGCGACGGCCCTGCCGCCCCAGCGCTGGTTCCTGGACCAGCTGGAGGCGCTGGGCGGCTGA
- the otsB gene encoding trehalose-phosphatase, giving the protein MASPARPSPLPLPDTAAGREGLEALLARPGEAVVGLDFDGTLAPIVSDPERAGAHADAVPALAQLAPLVRSVAVITGRPAEQAVLLGGFADEAGLGHLTVLGHYGAQRWDAATGELHTPEAPPGLAAARAELPAVLADAGDPPGSWTEDKGQAFAVHTRRADDPEGAFAALRGPLGGLADRHGLHLEPGRLVLEIRPRGVDKGVALTAYVEETGAGAVLYAGDDLGDLAAYDAIDRLRERGVPGLLVCSGDEVPELASRADLVVRGPGQVAALLAGIAETVRRSS; this is encoded by the coding sequence ATGGCCAGCCCCGCGCGCCCCTCGCCCCTGCCCCTGCCCGACACCGCCGCCGGGCGGGAGGGACTGGAAGCCCTGCTGGCCCGGCCCGGCGAGGCCGTGGTCGGGCTGGACTTCGACGGCACCCTCGCCCCGATCGTCTCCGACCCCGAGCGGGCCGGGGCCCACGCCGACGCCGTGCCCGCCCTCGCCCAACTGGCGCCCCTGGTGCGCTCGGTCGCGGTCATCACCGGGCGACCCGCCGAGCAGGCCGTGCTGCTGGGCGGTTTCGCCGACGAGGCCGGGCTCGGCCACCTCACCGTGCTCGGCCACTACGGCGCCCAGCGCTGGGACGCCGCCACCGGCGAGCTGCACACCCCCGAAGCGCCCCCCGGCCTCGCCGCCGCCCGCGCCGAACTGCCCGCCGTGCTGGCGGACGCCGGGGACCCGCCCGGCAGCTGGACCGAGGACAAGGGCCAGGCGTTCGCCGTCCACACCCGCCGCGCCGACGACCCCGAAGGGGCTTTCGCCGCCCTGCGCGGCCCCCTCGGCGGCCTCGCCGACCGCCACGGCCTCCATCTGGAGCCGGGCCGCCTCGTCCTGGAGATCCGCCCGCGCGGCGTCGACAAGGGTGTCGCCCTCACCGCGTACGTCGAGGAGACCGGCGCCGGGGCCGTGCTCTACGCCGGGGACGACCTCGGCGACCTGGCCGCCTACGACGCCATCGACCGGCTGCGCGAGCGGGGCGTGCCCGGCCTGCTGGTGTGCAGCGGTGACGAGGTCCCCGAACTGGCCTCCCGTGCCGACCTGGTCGTGCGGGGGCCCGGCCAGGTCGCCGCGCTGCTGGCGGGGATCGCCGAGACGGTCCGCCGGTCCTCCTGA
- a CDS encoding SRPBCC family protein, translating to MAESTFTKLKDEVARNPATERLRDEVQNYLSARARHAVTSLGHKLGEGAGKLADGSAPTGAVKSLAKGGKALGEGRSPAQAALSAGGSHVMDTIKDKVKGVFGKGRKGGGGKSKSVTISEDIDVGVPVREAYDQWTQFQEFSTFAKGVVSVEKSDDTSSNWKVKVAKSTRSWKANVTEQVPDERITWTTEGAKGTVKGVVTFHRITDNLTRVLLVLEYFPKGLFEKTGNIWRAQGRRARLDLKLYRKFIMMRGEATDSWRGEIRDGEVVVDHDEAVSEEEARAEENGQASGAESPEDEGDEPEDGHEGDEAEDDDTSAETDEEFDDEHDDGFGDEDAPEADEEEPEDGYPEDGYPEDEDEAPVEDGDEDEDAPLDEEEEDQEPADEDEPDQAPRRRSSARG from the coding sequence GTGGCTGAATCCACCTTCACCAAGCTCAAGGACGAGGTCGCGAGGAACCCGGCCACCGAACGGCTCCGCGACGAGGTGCAGAACTACCTGAGCGCCCGGGCGCGGCACGCCGTGACCAGCCTGGGCCACAAGCTCGGGGAGGGCGCCGGCAAGCTGGCGGACGGCTCCGCCCCCACCGGCGCGGTGAAGTCCCTGGCCAAGGGCGGCAAGGCGCTCGGCGAGGGCAGGTCCCCCGCCCAGGCGGCGCTGAGCGCCGGGGGCTCCCACGTCATGGACACCATCAAGGACAAGGTCAAGGGTGTGTTCGGCAAGGGGCGCAAGGGCGGCGGCGGCAAGTCGAAGAGCGTCACGATCTCCGAGGACATCGACGTCGGCGTGCCGGTGCGTGAGGCCTACGACCAGTGGACCCAGTTCCAGGAGTTCAGCACCTTCGCCAAGGGCGTCGTCAGCGTCGAGAAGTCCGACGACACCAGCAGCAACTGGAAGGTGAAGGTCGCCAAGTCCACCCGTAGCTGGAAGGCGAACGTCACCGAGCAGGTGCCGGACGAGCGGATCACCTGGACCACCGAGGGCGCCAAGGGCACCGTCAAGGGCGTCGTCACCTTCCACCGGATCACCGACAACCTGACCCGGGTGCTGCTGGTCCTCGAGTACTTCCCCAAGGGCCTGTTCGAGAAGACGGGCAACATCTGGCGCGCCCAGGGCCGCCGCGCCCGCCTCGACCTGAAGCTGTACCGGAAGTTCATCATGATGCGGGGTGAGGCGACCGACAGCTGGCGGGGCGAGATCCGCGACGGCGAGGTCGTGGTCGACCACGACGAGGCCGTGAGCGAGGAGGAGGCGCGCGCCGAGGAGAACGGCCAAGCCTCCGGCGCGGAATCCCCCGAGGACGAGGGCGACGAACCCGAGGACGGCCACGAGGGCGACGAGGCCGAGGACGACGACACGTCGGCGGAGACGGACGAGGAGTTCGACGACGAGCACGACGACGGGTTCGGCGACGAGGACGCTCCCGAGGCCGACGAGGAGGAACCCGAGGACGGGTACCCCGAGGACGGGTACCCCGAGGACGAGGACGAGGCTCCCGTCGAGGACGGGGACGAGGACGAGGACGCCCCCCTCGATGAGGAAGAGGAGGACCAGGAGCCCGCGGACGAGGACGAGCCGGACCAGGCCCCTCGGCGCCGCTCCTCGGCACGCGGCTGA
- a CDS encoding DUF3263 domain-containing protein encodes MTDHEPAPSQAQTPQEPDSGGLSDQDRAVLAFEARGWQRPGTKERAIREQLGLSPTRYYQLLGALLDDPAALRHDPVTVNRLRERRAARRAAR; translated from the coding sequence ATGACCGACCACGAGCCCGCCCCCTCCCAGGCGCAGACGCCCCAGGAGCCGGACTCCGGCGGCCTCAGCGACCAGGACCGTGCCGTCCTCGCCTTCGAGGCACGCGGCTGGCAGCGCCCCGGCACCAAGGAACGCGCCATCCGCGAGCAACTGGGCCTCTCGCCCACCCGCTACTACCAGCTCCTCGGCGCCCTCCTCGACGACCCGGCCGCCCTGCGCCACGACCCGGTCACCGTCAACCGCCTCCGCGAACGCCGGGCCGCCCGCCGCGCCGCCCGCTGA
- a CDS encoding GvpL/GvpF family gas vesicle protein, producing MATYIYAITAADHPLRLDGLTGVGETPSGLRVVQSERHAAVVSDAPAGLRAKRRDLVAHQSVLERLMADGAALPMRFGLVGPDDDEVRAALVQEQETYAQRLAELDGRLEYNLKVARDEDSLLREILTGSDEARRLRDRTRDNPDAHGEKVALGELVSREIEARNAAAAERIGGLLAPAAERASDAGPTKAHFLNVSYLVPRDEAAAFSQAVHETAEKYGDDYTFSLNGPLPPYSFV from the coding sequence ATGGCCACCTACATCTACGCCATCACCGCGGCCGACCACCCGCTGCGGCTCGACGGACTCACCGGGGTCGGCGAGACCCCGTCCGGCCTGCGGGTCGTCCAGTCGGAGCGGCACGCCGCCGTCGTCAGCGACGCCCCGGCAGGACTCCGCGCGAAGCGCCGCGACCTCGTCGCCCACCAGAGCGTCCTGGAGCGGCTGATGGCCGACGGCGCGGCGCTGCCGATGCGGTTCGGCCTGGTCGGTCCGGACGACGACGAGGTGCGGGCCGCGCTCGTGCAGGAGCAGGAGACCTACGCCCAGCGGCTGGCGGAACTCGACGGCCGGCTGGAGTACAACCTGAAGGTCGCCCGGGACGAGGACAGCCTCCTGCGGGAGATCCTCACCGGGTCGGACGAGGCGCGGCGGCTGCGGGACCGGACCCGCGACAACCCCGACGCGCACGGGGAGAAGGTCGCCCTCGGCGAGCTGGTCTCCCGCGAGATCGAGGCGAGGAACGCCGCCGCCGCCGAGCGGATCGGCGGACTCCTCGCCCCCGCCGCTGAGCGGGCCTCCGACGCCGGGCCGACGAAGGCGCATTTCCTGAACGTCTCCTATCTCGTCCCCCGCGACGAGGCGGCCGCCTTCTCCCAGGCGGTGCACGAGACGGCGGAGAAGTACGGCGACGACTACACGTTCAGCCTGAACGGGCCGCTGCCGCCCTACAGCTTCGTGTGA